Proteins from a single region of Hydra vulgaris chromosome 12, alternate assembly HydraT2T_AEP:
- the LOC136088285 gene encoding zinc finger MYM-type protein 1-like encodes MNRAKKLSGTEFKKKRRDRLESDAKLRNCFKKWLVTNSSVGKQIISEDICNEVDNDSTAEVAATSLIIDLNSYHPLELIEEEIFIGQSQDEFGPNDSEAQEDRSSQLSKPIEMGNSEFPPEISEISATSGENFQHSDPATWPKMTNKTRCFLIQHGPEQERKEFFPNTLCDFDNRMRHFSSNWYEKIHPNGEKFVRYWLLYSNKKDSLFCFCCRLFSTTKTNNFSEILKGFCDWKKLNPRIPEHENSNEHQKCYSDWKNLEKNLKEGKTLDSDLQRVINGEMKKWIDILKVIVDAILFCAKNNLALRGSTEVIGEQNSGIFLNLIELISHYYPLVAEHVASVEAKKTKTSYFSPRIQNELIELLGQKVRNEILSNVRKAKYYSVLFDCTPDVSHKEQMTQIIRYVHITEETCRIEESFVDFIESHEKTGKGLAAEITEKLEKYGLSISDYRGQGYNNGANMSGKYNGVQAHIHSLNEFARFVPCAAHTLNLVGVHAAEVSPLMITFFGKVQVIFNFFSSSTLRWEKLTKTLTISLKGNSDTRWSAKKEATIPLHRQIKEVLQVLESIIHTPKTNAVSVCSAKELIIQIDFSFLSKKMKGLKASIQNLRDVGVDNIIKAAAETAIQIGIEGDFPMKRKRKVKKMALYEA; translated from the exons atgaatcgtgcaaaaaaattatctggtactgaatttaagaagaaaagaagAGACCGTCTTGAAAGTGACGCAAAACTAAGAAATTGTTTCAAGAAGTGGTTGGTAACAAACTCTTCTGTGggaaaacaaattatttcagaGGATATTTGCAATGAAGTTGATAATGATTCAACAGCTGAAGTTGCTGCTACATCTTTAATTATTGACTTAAATTCATATCATCCATTGGAATTAATTGAAGAGGAGATTTTCATTGGCCAAAGTCAAGACGAATTTGGACCAAATGATTCAGAAGCACAAGAAGATAGAAGTTCTCAGCTTTCCAAACCAATTGAAATGGGCAACAGTGAATTTCCTCCTGAAATCTCAGAAATTTCAGCAACCTCAGGAGAAAACTTTCAACACAGTGATCCAGCTACATGGCctaaaatgacaaataaaacaAGGTGCTTTTTGATTCAGCATGGGCCGGAGcaagaaagaaaagaatttttccCAAACACACTTTGTGACTTTGACAACAGAATGCGACACTTCAGCTCAAATTGGTATGAAAAAATTCATCCCAATGGTGAAAAATTTGTTCGCTACTGGCTGCTGTACAGCAACAAAAAagattctttgttttgtttttgctgtcGGCTATTTTCAACGACAAAAACCaacaatttttcagaaattttaaaagGATTTTGTGACTGGAAAAAACTAAACCCAAGAATTCCAGAACACGAAAACAGCAATGAACACCAAAAATGCTATTCTGATTggaaaaatctggaaaaaaatcTTAAGGAAGGAAAGACCTTGGATTCTGATCTGCAGAGAGTTATCAACGGAGAGATGAAAAAGTGGATAGATATCTTGAAAGTGATTGTTGATGCAATTTTATTCTGTGCCAAGAACAATCTTGCCCTTCGGGGTTCAACAGAAGTAATTGGAGAACAAAACAGTGGCATCTTTCTGAACTTAATTGAGCTGATAAGCCATTATTATCCTTTAGTGGCTGAACACGTTGCATCCGTTGAGGCAAAGAAAACCAAAACATCCTACTTTTCTCCTCGAATTCAAAATGAGCTGATTGAATTACTTGGGCAGAAAGTCAGGAATGAAATTTTGTCAAATGTCAGAAAAGCTAAATACTACTCTGTTTTGTTTGACTGCACTCCAGATGTCTCCCACAAAGAGCAGATGACCCAAATAATCAGGTATGTCCACATCACTGAGGAAACCTGTAGAATTGAGGAAAGCTTTGTGGACTTCATTGAATCTCATGAAAAAACTGGAAAGGGCCTTGCAGCTGAAATCACCGAAAAACTGGAGAAGTATGGCCTGAGCATTTCTGATTATCGGGGCCAAGGTTACAACAATGGAGCCAATATGTCTGGAAAATATAATGGCGTCCAAGCTCACATCCATTCTCTAAATGAGTTTGCAAGATTTGTTCCATGTGCAGCTCACACTTTAAACCTTGTTGGTGTCCATGCTGCTGAAGTTTCTCCACTCATGATTACATTCTTTGGAAAAGTTCAAGTcatctttaactttttctcaAGTTCTACCTTAAGATGGGAAAAACTGACGAAAACATTGACGATCTCACTAAAGGGAAATAGTGATACAAGATGGTCTGCCAAAAAAGAAGCAACCATCCCACTACACAGACAAATAAAAGAAGTTCTTCAAGTTTTGGAATCCATAATTCACACTCCCAAGACAAATGCTGTCTCAGTTTGCAGTGCAAAAGAGCTCATCATTCAAATTGATTTCAGTTTTCTGT caaaaaaaatgaaaggacTGAAGGCTTCCATTCAGAATCTGAGAGATGTTGGGGTGGACAACATTATCAAAGCTGCTGCAGAAACAGCTATCCAAATTGGAATTGAAGGAGACTTTCCTATGAAGAGAAAGCGCAAAGTGAAGAAGATGGCACTTTATGAAGCTTAA